The Methylacidimicrobium sp. B4 genome contains a region encoding:
- the rpoB gene encoding DNA-directed RNA polymerase subunit beta yields MSTRAWQRVNFGKIVESVPLPNLIAHQIRSYEEFLQLGVPTGERKPEGLHGVFLEVFPIESYDGKVRLEYLSYDATPPKFSPLHCLQNGETYAAALYVTFRLRDENGIKEERVYMGELPLMTEHGSFVINGAERVIVSQLHRSPGICFESSLHMNGKMLYSFRVIPDRGTWLEVAFDTSDLLHVHLDRRKKRRKFLVTTLLRALGHGSDEEILSLFYPVEDLDLEAAPPSDEDLPHKVLVCEARDPRDADKVLVRGLEPLTKTAVRLLLEADVKVVRVVDIREDDTIVKCLRRDAARDQTEALKEIYRRLRPGDPPTEANAKLLLKRLLFDPKRYDVGRVGRYKLNQKLGIEASPDTRTLTPEDIVAATRYLISLQHGEGTTDDIDHLGNRRVRSVGELVASQCRIGLARTERLVKERMTLFDVNAEGMTPQKLINPKALSATIRDFFARSQLSQLMDQINPLSELTHKRRLSALGPGGLSRERAGFEVRDVHPSHYGRICPIETPEGPNIGLIASMSCFSRFNDYGFLETPYRKVVNGRATNEIAYLSADQEENVIIGMASTPVAESGLIQGKRVAVRFRGEFMEVDREKVNYLDVSSKHMVSVATALIPFLEHDDANRALMGSNMQRQAVPLLSPEAPIVGTGMERRVVEDVGAVLLSDVEGKVVSVTGTEIVIEPTAGEVEKRKRGKHESGLRTLSLRKFMRSNAGTCINQKPIVRVGEMVKRGDPLADGPSTANGELALGQNLVVAFMPWNGYNFEDAIVLSERLVKEDLFTSVHVDEFEIVARDTKLGPEEITRDIPNVGDDALKNLGSDGIVRIGAEVKPGDILVGKISPVSETELAPEERLLRAIFGDKAADVKDSSLRVPSGTSGIVMDVRVSSHQSKAEKEKLGMSEAKQKIKEIEGRYEQKENELKEELTQALSNILLNEKIPLDVVDAETGEILIPANRKITKTLLRKMAACCDHIEIDPSPIRTKIFEIIGSFESKFEQLRNDKEGELDQVESREEIEPGIVKQVKVYIASKRKISIGDKMAGRHGNKGVVSRIVPVEDMPFLPDGTPVDIVLNPLGVPSRMNVGQVLETHLGIAARKLGFAVATPVFDGVKEEEIRKFLREAGLDEDGKTYLYDGRTGDRFDQRVVVGVIYMMKLNHMVADKIHARAVGPYALVTQQPLGGKAQYGGQRFGEMEVWAMEAYGAAYTLQEMLTVKSDDVSGRTRIYETIVKGENFLEPGRPESFNVLVKELQGLCLDPKIGVRGASELDLADGEARRAPAGPEAA; encoded by the coding sequence ATGAGCACAAGAGCTTGGCAGCGAGTAAACTTCGGAAAGATCGTAGAATCGGTACCCTTGCCGAACCTGATCGCGCATCAGATTCGCTCCTATGAGGAGTTTCTCCAGCTGGGCGTGCCCACGGGCGAGCGGAAGCCCGAAGGGCTCCACGGGGTCTTCCTGGAAGTCTTCCCGATCGAGAGCTATGATGGCAAGGTCCGCCTGGAATACCTCTCCTACGACGCGACACCGCCCAAGTTCTCGCCTCTCCACTGCCTGCAAAACGGCGAGACCTATGCCGCCGCCTTGTATGTGACCTTTCGTCTGCGCGACGAGAACGGGATCAAGGAAGAGCGCGTCTACATGGGCGAGCTTCCCTTGATGACCGAGCACGGAAGCTTCGTGATCAACGGGGCTGAGCGAGTCATCGTCAGTCAGCTCCACCGTTCTCCCGGGATCTGCTTCGAGTCGAGCCTCCATATGAACGGGAAGATGCTCTACTCCTTCCGCGTGATTCCGGATCGGGGCACCTGGCTCGAGGTCGCCTTCGACACGAGCGACCTTCTCCATGTCCACCTGGACCGGAGGAAGAAGCGGAGGAAGTTCCTCGTGACGACGCTGCTGCGGGCTCTCGGGCATGGGAGCGATGAGGAGATCCTGAGCCTCTTTTACCCGGTGGAAGACCTCGATCTCGAAGCGGCTCCGCCGAGCGACGAAGACCTGCCCCACAAGGTCTTGGTCTGCGAGGCGCGCGACCCGCGCGATGCGGACAAGGTGCTGGTGAGGGGGCTGGAGCCGCTCACGAAGACGGCCGTCCGCCTTCTCCTGGAGGCTGACGTCAAGGTTGTCCGCGTCGTCGACATCCGGGAAGACGACACGATCGTCAAATGCCTGCGCCGTGATGCGGCTCGCGATCAGACCGAGGCGCTCAAGGAGATCTATCGGCGGCTGCGACCTGGGGATCCGCCGACCGAGGCGAATGCGAAGCTCCTGCTCAAGAGGCTCCTCTTCGATCCGAAGCGGTACGACGTGGGACGGGTCGGGAGATACAAGCTCAATCAGAAGCTGGGGATCGAAGCGAGCCCGGACACTCGTACGCTCACACCCGAGGATATCGTAGCGGCCACCCGCTACTTGATCTCCCTCCAACATGGGGAAGGGACAACGGACGATATCGACCATTTGGGCAACCGGCGCGTGCGGAGCGTCGGCGAGCTCGTAGCGAGTCAGTGCCGGATCGGCCTGGCTCGGACCGAGCGGCTCGTCAAGGAGCGGATGACCCTCTTCGATGTGAACGCAGAGGGAATGACACCGCAGAAGCTCATCAATCCGAAGGCGCTTTCGGCAACGATCCGCGACTTCTTCGCCCGCAGCCAGCTCTCCCAGTTGATGGATCAGATCAATCCGCTCTCCGAGCTTACGCACAAGCGGCGTCTTTCAGCCCTTGGGCCTGGCGGTCTTTCTCGCGAGCGGGCGGGCTTCGAGGTGCGCGACGTTCATCCCTCCCACTATGGGCGCATCTGCCCGATCGAGACTCCGGAGGGACCGAACATCGGCTTGATCGCCTCGATGTCCTGCTTCAGCCGCTTCAACGACTATGGTTTTCTGGAGACGCCCTACCGGAAGGTGGTGAACGGCAGGGCGACGAACGAGATCGCCTATCTGTCGGCCGATCAGGAAGAGAACGTCATCATCGGCATGGCCAGCACTCCCGTCGCAGAGAGCGGGCTCATCCAGGGAAAGCGTGTCGCCGTCCGCTTTCGCGGGGAGTTCATGGAGGTCGATCGGGAGAAGGTCAACTACCTCGACGTCTCGTCCAAGCATATGGTCTCGGTCGCAACGGCGCTCATCCCGTTCCTGGAGCATGACGACGCCAACCGCGCGCTGATGGGATCGAACATGCAGCGGCAGGCGGTTCCGCTCCTGAGCCCCGAAGCGCCGATCGTCGGGACCGGGATGGAACGCCGCGTCGTGGAAGACGTGGGTGCGGTCCTCCTCAGCGATGTCGAGGGAAAGGTCGTCTCGGTGACCGGTACCGAGATCGTGATCGAGCCTACGGCGGGCGAGGTCGAGAAGCGGAAGAGGGGCAAGCACGAGAGCGGGCTGCGCACCCTTTCACTCCGAAAGTTCATGCGTTCGAACGCGGGAACCTGCATCAACCAGAAACCGATCGTTCGAGTGGGGGAGATGGTCAAGCGGGGGGATCCGCTGGCCGACGGGCCGTCCACCGCGAATGGCGAGCTGGCCCTCGGGCAAAATCTGGTTGTCGCCTTCATGCCGTGGAATGGATATAACTTCGAGGACGCGATCGTCCTTTCCGAGCGGCTGGTCAAGGAGGATCTGTTTACGAGCGTCCATGTCGACGAATTCGAGATCGTCGCCCGCGACACGAAGCTGGGACCCGAGGAGATTACCCGGGACATTCCGAATGTCGGGGATGATGCGCTCAAGAATCTCGGGAGCGACGGCATTGTCCGGATCGGCGCCGAGGTCAAGCCGGGCGACATCCTCGTTGGCAAGATCAGTCCAGTGAGCGAGACCGAGCTCGCTCCGGAGGAGCGGCTGTTGCGCGCGATCTTCGGCGACAAGGCGGCCGACGTGAAGGACTCGTCGTTGCGGGTTCCCTCCGGGACGAGCGGCATCGTCATGGATGTCCGGGTGAGCAGCCATCAGTCGAAGGCGGAGAAGGAAAAGCTCGGCATGAGCGAAGCCAAGCAGAAGATCAAGGAGATCGAAGGCCGCTACGAGCAGAAGGAAAACGAGCTCAAGGAAGAGCTGACCCAGGCGCTCTCCAACATCCTGCTCAACGAGAAGATTCCCCTCGATGTCGTAGACGCGGAAACCGGAGAGATCCTGATTCCGGCAAACCGCAAGATCACCAAGACCCTCCTGCGGAAGATGGCCGCTTGCTGCGACCACATCGAGATCGATCCCAGCCCGATTCGAACCAAGATCTTCGAGATCATCGGGAGCTTCGAGTCGAAGTTCGAGCAGTTGCGCAACGATAAGGAAGGCGAGCTCGATCAAGTGGAGAGCCGGGAGGAGATCGAGCCCGGAATCGTCAAGCAGGTCAAGGTCTACATCGCCAGCAAGAGGAAGATCTCGATCGGCGACAAGATGGCCGGACGGCATGGGAACAAGGGGGTCGTCTCCCGCATCGTTCCCGTCGAGGATATGCCATTCCTGCCGGATGGCACACCCGTCGACATCGTGCTCAATCCGCTGGGCGTCCCATCCCGGATGAATGTAGGACAGGTGCTCGAGACGCACCTGGGCATTGCCGCCAGGAAGTTGGGCTTCGCGGTCGCAACCCCCGTCTTCGATGGGGTGAAGGAGGAAGAGATCCGCAAATTCCTGCGGGAGGCTGGACTCGACGAGGACGGAAAGACCTATCTCTACGACGGCCGCACTGGAGATCGCTTTGACCAGCGGGTGGTCGTGGGCGTCATCTACATGATGAAGCTCAACCACATGGTGGCCGACAAGATTCACGCCCGCGCGGTCGGTCCGTACGCCCTGGTGACCCAGCAGCCGCTCGGCGGGAAGGCGCAATACGGCGGGCAGCGTTTCGGCGAGATGGAAGTCTGGGCCATGGAGGCCTATGGCGCAGCCTACACGCTTCAGGAAATGCTTACCGTAAAATCGGACGACGTTTCGGGAAGGACGAGGATCTACGAGACAATCGTGAAAGGGGAGAACTTCCTGGAACCCGGTCGGCCGGAATCGTTCAACGTTCTGGTCAAGGAGCTGCAAGGGCTCTGCCTGGATCCGAAGATCGGCGTTCGGGGTGCATCCGAGCTCGATCTGGCGGATGGCGAAGCGCGAAGGGCTCCTGCTGGTCCGGAAGCGGCATGA
- the rpoC gene encoding DNA-directed RNA polymerase subunit beta', which translates to MVTESMTAREILGLERSSDFSEACITIASPETVESWSKGEVKNPETINYRTFKPEKGGLFCERIFGPTKDWECACGKYKRIKYKGVVCDRCGVEVTLSRVRRQRMGHIRLAVPVAHIWFLKCMPSRLGLMMDMTARDLERVIYYEDYLVIDPGQTPLRPKQLLTEQEHRDAVAQYGEASFVAKMGAEAIRDCLQQLDLGELVTQLTQSMDQTRSKQLRKKMAKRLKLVQGFLSVGTHPEWMILEILPVIPPDLRPLVPLEGGRFATSDLNDLYRRVINRNNRLRTLLQLKTPEVIIRNEKRMLQEAVDALLDNGRHGRAVTGVGNRPLKSLSDMLRGKTGRFRMNLLGKRVDYSGRSVIVVGPELKLNQCGLPKKMALVLFEPFMIRRLRELGHVHTVRSAKKMIEKQDPLVWDILDQVTQGHPVLLNRAPTLHRLSVQAFEPVLIEGDAIRIHPLVCTAYNADFDGDQMAVHVPLSIEAQMEARLLMLASQNIFSPSSGRPIMTPTQDITLGCYYLTQAPHRLPPGSPQPRRPIFSDADEVLFALAEGVIKTHDLILFANPDFGRNTLLGDKEKKFLETTPGRVIFHQIWPKDMGFFNKPAGKKQLGELILRCYQLVGREETAACLDRLKRVGFQEATRAGISIGMSDMIIPEEKARVVAKAQDRVSVVERQYRSGAITDGERYNKIVDIWTQATDEISGLIFRTLESSRERTEFNPLFLMVDSGARGNRQQVRQLAGIRGLMAKPSGEIIERPITSNFREGLSVLEYFISTHGARKGLADTALKTADAGYMTRKLHDVAQDVVITEEDCGTTNGLIAQAIYEGDEEIVKLSDRIYGRVSCEDITDPVTRKKLVANGDLFDDAKARAIEQLGVEKVRIRSALTCESKWGVCAKCYGLNLATNRMAKLGESVGVIAAQSIGEPGTQLTMRTFHIGGTASQIFKQPQIRAKNDGIVQYVDLRVVRSLDGNFVVLNKSGFLSVVDPSGRELERHTIVMGSLVSVADGGEVKKGQVFVQWDPYNVPVLTEKAGVVEFHDIIEGVTVKKELDEATKQIGTVVIEHKHDLHPQIVIRDPKSGEVLAFYGIPAGARIEVKPKEEVAAGQRIARTPRKLVKTKDITGGLPRVAELFEARRPKDSAEIARIDGVIEDGGIVRGKRRLLIQDPQSGQEEEHLIPLSKHLIVFKGDVVRKGQQLTEGPIVPQEILEVGGVQELQEYLLNEVQEVYRLQGVEINDKHVEIIIRQMLRKVKILDAGDTAFLWGEQIDRLEFERANREVEAKGGKPAEGVPVLLGITKASVETESFIAAASFQDTTRVLTEAATLGKVDKLRGFKENIIMGHLIPAGTGFRTYRHLRLVEHGEPPAQQPLGEEEAPSGKPQWSQLLQRASAGSSSSE; encoded by the coding sequence ATGGTTACCGAAAGCATGACGGCTCGAGAAATCCTAGGGTTGGAACGATCGAGCGATTTCAGCGAAGCGTGCATTACGATCGCCTCGCCCGAAACCGTGGAATCGTGGAGCAAAGGCGAGGTCAAGAACCCCGAAACGATTAACTACCGCACCTTCAAGCCCGAAAAAGGGGGGCTCTTCTGCGAGCGCATCTTCGGCCCGACCAAGGACTGGGAGTGCGCTTGCGGGAAGTATAAGCGAATCAAGTACAAGGGGGTCGTTTGCGATCGATGTGGCGTCGAGGTGACCCTTTCCCGCGTCCGGCGGCAGCGGATGGGGCACATCCGGCTCGCCGTGCCCGTCGCGCACATCTGGTTCCTCAAATGCATGCCGAGCCGTCTCGGGCTCATGATGGACATGACCGCCCGCGACCTCGAGCGGGTGATCTACTACGAGGATTATCTCGTCATCGATCCGGGCCAGACTCCGCTGCGCCCGAAGCAGCTTCTGACCGAGCAGGAGCACCGGGATGCGGTGGCTCAGTATGGGGAGGCCTCCTTCGTCGCCAAGATGGGAGCCGAGGCCATCCGGGACTGCCTGCAGCAGCTCGACCTGGGCGAGCTCGTGACCCAGCTCACGCAGAGCATGGATCAGACCCGGAGCAAGCAGCTCCGGAAGAAGATGGCGAAGCGGCTCAAGCTGGTCCAAGGGTTCCTGAGCGTTGGTACGCATCCCGAGTGGATGATCCTGGAAATCCTTCCGGTCATCCCGCCCGACCTCCGACCGCTCGTTCCCTTGGAAGGAGGGCGCTTTGCCACATCCGATCTCAACGATCTCTACCGGAGGGTGATCAACCGGAACAACCGTCTTCGCACCCTGTTGCAGCTCAAAACGCCGGAGGTGATCATCCGGAACGAGAAGCGGATGCTCCAGGAGGCCGTCGACGCGCTGCTGGATAACGGCAGGCACGGCAGGGCCGTGACCGGCGTGGGGAACCGGCCTCTCAAGTCGCTTTCGGACATGCTCCGCGGGAAGACGGGGCGTTTCCGCATGAACCTCTTGGGGAAGCGGGTGGATTACAGCGGCCGGTCGGTGATCGTGGTCGGGCCGGAGCTGAAGCTCAACCAGTGTGGCTTGCCCAAGAAGATGGCTCTGGTGCTTTTCGAGCCGTTCATGATCCGGAGGCTCCGGGAGCTGGGACATGTCCACACGGTGCGCAGCGCCAAGAAGATGATCGAAAAGCAGGATCCCCTCGTCTGGGACATTCTCGATCAGGTTACCCAGGGGCACCCGGTGCTCCTGAACCGGGCTCCGACGCTTCACCGTCTCTCGGTGCAAGCTTTCGAGCCGGTTCTGATCGAAGGGGACGCCATCCGGATCCATCCGCTGGTCTGCACCGCCTACAATGCGGACTTCGACGGCGACCAGATGGCGGTTCACGTGCCTCTTTCGATCGAGGCGCAGATGGAGGCGCGGCTGCTCATGCTCGCCTCCCAGAACATCTTTTCCCCTTCGAGCGGACGGCCGATCATGACGCCCACGCAGGACATCACCCTCGGCTGCTACTACCTCACGCAGGCACCGCACCGCCTTCCGCCGGGATCGCCGCAGCCGAGGCGTCCCATCTTTTCGGACGCGGACGAGGTGCTCTTCGCCCTGGCCGAGGGGGTGATCAAGACCCATGACCTCATTCTCTTCGCGAATCCGGACTTCGGCCGGAATACGCTGCTCGGAGACAAGGAGAAGAAGTTTCTCGAAACGACCCCCGGGAGAGTGATCTTTCACCAGATTTGGCCGAAGGACATGGGCTTCTTCAACAAGCCTGCGGGAAAGAAGCAGCTGGGCGAGCTCATTCTCCGTTGCTATCAGCTCGTGGGCCGGGAAGAGACCGCAGCCTGTCTCGACCGGCTGAAACGGGTAGGTTTCCAGGAGGCGACGCGGGCGGGGATTTCCATCGGGATGAGCGACATGATCATTCCGGAGGAGAAGGCTCGGGTCGTGGCGAAGGCGCAAGACCGCGTGAGCGTCGTGGAGCGCCAGTACCGTTCGGGTGCCATCACCGACGGAGAGAGATACAACAAGATCGTCGACATCTGGACCCAGGCCACCGACGAGATCTCCGGCCTGATCTTCCGAACGCTGGAAAGCAGCCGGGAGCGCACCGAGTTCAATCCGCTCTTCCTGATGGTTGATTCGGGGGCCCGAGGGAATCGCCAGCAGGTGCGTCAGCTGGCGGGGATCCGGGGCCTGATGGCGAAGCCGTCCGGAGAAATCATCGAGCGCCCCATTACCTCCAACTTCCGCGAAGGGCTTTCGGTCCTCGAATATTTCATTAGCACCCATGGAGCGCGGAAGGGCTTGGCGGATACCGCGCTCAAGACGGCCGACGCAGGCTATATGACCCGAAAGCTCCATGACGTGGCGCAGGACGTGGTGATCACCGAAGAGGATTGCGGAACGACCAACGGGTTGATCGCCCAGGCGATCTATGAGGGCGACGAGGAGATCGTCAAGCTGAGCGACCGGATTTACGGCCGGGTCTCGTGCGAGGACATCACCGATCCGGTCACTCGGAAGAAGCTGGTGGCGAACGGGGATCTCTTCGACGACGCGAAGGCGCGCGCCATTGAGCAGCTGGGCGTTGAGAAGGTGCGCATCCGCTCGGCCCTCACCTGCGAAAGCAAGTGGGGAGTTTGTGCCAAGTGCTATGGGCTCAACCTTGCGACCAACCGGATGGCGAAGCTCGGCGAGTCAGTCGGGGTGATCGCCGCTCAATCGATCGGCGAGCCGGGTACTCAGCTGACGATGCGGACATTCCACATCGGGGGGACCGCATCACAGATCTTCAAGCAGCCGCAGATCCGAGCCAAGAATGACGGGATTGTCCAATACGTGGACCTGCGCGTGGTCCGGTCGCTGGACGGCAACTTTGTCGTCCTGAACAAATCCGGATTCCTTTCCGTCGTCGATCCGTCCGGCCGCGAGCTCGAGCGCCATACGATCGTCATGGGCAGCCTCGTCTCGGTGGCGGACGGGGGCGAGGTGAAGAAGGGGCAGGTATTCGTTCAGTGGGATCCGTACAACGTGCCGGTGCTGACGGAGAAGGCGGGTGTAGTGGAGTTCCACGACATCATTGAGGGAGTCACGGTCAAGAAGGAGCTCGACGAGGCGACCAAGCAGATTGGAACGGTCGTGATCGAGCATAAGCACGATCTCCACCCGCAAATCGTGATTCGGGATCCAAAGAGCGGAGAGGTGCTCGCCTTCTACGGCATCCCGGCCGGAGCCCGAATCGAGGTCAAGCCGAAAGAGGAGGTCGCTGCCGGGCAGCGAATCGCTCGGACGCCGCGGAAGCTCGTCAAGACCAAGGACATCACCGGGGGCCTGCCGCGCGTGGCCGAGCTCTTCGAGGCGCGGCGCCCGAAAGATTCGGCGGAAATCGCCCGGATCGATGGAGTCATCGAGGACGGGGGCATCGTCCGCGGCAAGCGTCGCCTCCTGATTCAGGATCCGCAATCGGGGCAGGAAGAGGAGCATCTGATCCCGCTCTCCAAGCACCTGATCGTCTTCAAGGGCGACGTCGTCCGCAAAGGCCAGCAGCTCACCGAGGGCCCGATCGTCCCGCAGGAGATCCTGGAGGTCGGCGGGGTGCAGGAGCTTCAGGAATATCTGCTCAACGAAGTGCAGGAGGTCTATCGTCTCCAGGGAGTCGAGATCAACGACAAGCATGTCGAGATCATCATCCGGCAGATGTTGCGCAAGGTGAAGATCCTCGATGCGGGGGATACCGCGTTCCTTTGGGGAGAGCAGATCGACCGGCTGGAGTTCGAGCGAGCGAACCGCGAAGTAGAGGCCAAAGGAGGCAAGCCCGCCGAGGGGGTCCCCGTACTGCTCGGCATCACCAAGGCCTCGGTGGAGACCGAGAGCTTTATCGCCGCGGCGAGCTTCCAGGATACCACGCGGGTCCTCACCGAGGCCGCGACGCTCGGGAAGGTCGACAAGCTCCGAGGCTTCAAGGAAAACATCATCATGGGCCACTTGATCCCGGCGGGTACGGGATTCCGCACCTATCGCCATCTCCGGCTGGTGGAGCACGGCGAGCCGCCCGCGCAGCAACCCTTGGGCGAGGAGGAGGCTCCTTCCGGGAAGCCGCAGTGGAGCCAGCTGCTCCAAAGGGCCTCTGCCGGTAGCTCGAGCAGCGAGTAG
- a CDS encoding bifunctional 5,10-methylenetetrahydrofolate dehydrogenase/5,10-methenyltetrahydrofolate cyclohydrolase, producing MHQAKLLDGRVVAAAVHERTRARVEKLRQQGVEPSVAFFRVGEDPASELYVRMKEKRAREVGIRSEVVVLPAAAAEQELLGRLEEKNRDPGTHGVLVQMPLPRQIRAEVVCQAIDPSKDIDGFHPVNAGKLLLGDPSGFPPCTPAGICAIFRHYGLVTAGAEVVILGRSNIVGKPLAALLLGKGAQGDATVTVLHSQSRHIPEHCRRADFLIAALGKAEFVRGPMIKPGAVVVDVGVSRLPDPSLPGGSRIVGDVHFSEALRTAAWLTPNPGGVGPMTIAMLLANTVEAAERLAA from the coding sequence ATGCATCAGGCCAAATTGCTCGACGGTCGGGTGGTGGCCGCCGCTGTCCATGAGCGGACCAGGGCTCGAGTCGAGAAGCTGCGGCAGCAGGGGGTCGAACCCTCCGTCGCGTTCTTTCGGGTCGGCGAGGATCCCGCCTCGGAGCTCTACGTTCGCATGAAGGAGAAACGGGCGAGGGAGGTGGGCATCCGTTCCGAAGTGGTGGTCCTGCCGGCCGCGGCCGCAGAGCAGGAGCTCCTCGGTCGGCTCGAGGAGAAGAACCGCGACCCCGGGACCCACGGCGTCTTGGTGCAGATGCCCCTTCCCCGACAGATTCGGGCGGAGGTCGTCTGCCAAGCGATCGATCCTTCGAAGGACATCGACGGCTTTCATCCCGTCAATGCCGGCAAGTTGCTCTTGGGCGACCCTTCCGGCTTCCCTCCGTGCACCCCGGCGGGAATCTGCGCGATCTTCCGGCACTATGGCCTCGTAACGGCCGGAGCAGAAGTCGTGATCCTGGGAAGGAGCAACATCGTGGGAAAGCCTCTTGCGGCTCTGCTGCTGGGCAAGGGAGCGCAAGGCGATGCGACGGTCACGGTTCTCCACTCGCAGAGCCGGCACATTCCGGAACATTGCCGGCGAGCCGACTTTCTGATCGCCGCACTCGGGAAGGCCGAATTCGTTCGCGGCCCGATGATCAAGCCGGGAGCGGTCGTCGTCGATGTGGGCGTCTCCCGTCTGCCGGATCCCTCTCTTCCGGGAGGAAGCCGGATCGTCGGTGACGTTCACTTCTCCGAAGCGCTTCGGACCGCCGCCTGGCTCACCCCGAATCCGGGAGGAGTCGGCCCCATGACCATCGCCATGCTCCTGGCAAATACGGTGGAGGCCGCAGAGCGGCTCGCCGCCTGA
- a CDS encoding NAD-dependent epimerase/dehydratase family protein, producing MEHAAGLPARILLVGCGYVGTRVAQGLQDRQIEFRAWVRSEASRARLADLGIPALAGDIGSREAWESLTARPDFLIYGPSSSRGGTKEYENVFITGLSHALRRFPGLPLLFLSSTSVYGQWTGEAVDEDSLAQPDSETGRILREAERMALDAGGVVLRIAGIYGPGRTHLLDRFLRGEATISILDRWINQIHREDVVSAILHSLALGLRRETVNIVDDEPVRESRFYGWLAQRFDMPLPPQGGESGLPERKRKRTHKRISNAKARALGWRPFYPSFREGLLSLLPEQVPPAVS from the coding sequence ATGGAGCACGCCGCGGGCTTGCCGGCACGAATCCTCTTGGTCGGCTGCGGCTATGTCGGCACCCGGGTCGCCCAGGGCCTCCAGGATCGGCAGATCGAATTTCGGGCCTGGGTCCGAAGCGAAGCGAGCCGAGCCCGGCTCGCCGATCTGGGTATTCCGGCACTGGCCGGGGACATCGGCTCCCGCGAGGCCTGGGAAAGCCTGACGGCTCGTCCCGACTTCCTGATCTACGGCCCCTCTTCTTCTCGCGGCGGAACCAAGGAGTACGAAAATGTCTTCATTACCGGGCTCTCCCATGCGCTTCGTCGCTTTCCGGGGCTGCCGCTCCTTTTTCTCTCCTCGACCTCGGTATACGGCCAGTGGACGGGCGAGGCCGTCGACGAGGACTCGCTTGCGCAACCCGATTCGGAAACCGGCCGCATCCTTCGCGAAGCCGAGCGGATGGCGCTCGACGCGGGTGGGGTCGTCCTCCGGATCGCGGGGATCTACGGCCCGGGTCGGACCCATCTCCTCGACCGGTTCTTGCGCGGCGAGGCGACGATCTCGATCCTGGACCGATGGATCAACCAGATCCATCGAGAGGATGTGGTCTCCGCGATCCTCCACTCCCTCGCCCTGGGCCTCCGTCGGGAAACGGTCAACATCGTGGATGACGAGCCAGTAAGGGAAAGTCGATTTTACGGTTGGCTGGCGCAACGGTTCGACATGCCCCTCCCGCCACAAGGGGGAGAATCCGGCCTCCCGGAGCGAAAGAGGAAGCGGACGCACAAGCGGATCTCCAACGCCAAGGCCCGTGCCTTGGGCTGGAGGCCATTCTATCCGTCATTTCGAGAGGGTCTTCTTTCCCTCTTGCCGGAGCAGGTGCCGCCAGCGGTATCCTGA
- the proB gene encoding glutamate 5-kinase yields MRARGGDLRAGRPHPRWVIKLGTGTLSTPEGELDLPQIRRLVEQVSALKGEGWEIVLVSSGAIGSGMGLLGYQRRPAAIEELQACAAVGQPQLMRLYEELFAECGYHVAQLLLTYLDLDSRTLYENARKTMEHLLSRKIFIPVINENDVVSYEEIKFGDNDRLSAHVASMVEADKLIILSNVPGLRERDDGGGRIIPLVEEITEEIEAMAGKTRSERSVGGMVTKIEAARIVGSAGIPMQIADGREKGVLRKIADGERVGTLFLASGQR; encoded by the coding sequence ATGAGGGCAAGGGGCGGGGACTTGCGGGCGGGGCGACCACATCCGCGATGGGTGATCAAGCTGGGCACGGGGACCTTGAGCACTCCCGAGGGCGAGCTCGATTTGCCGCAGATTCGTCGCCTGGTCGAGCAGGTCTCCGCGCTCAAGGGAGAGGGTTGGGAGATCGTTCTGGTCAGCTCCGGGGCCATCGGAAGCGGCATGGGTCTCTTGGGATATCAGAGGCGGCCTGCGGCGATCGAGGAGTTGCAAGCCTGCGCGGCGGTCGGGCAGCCCCAGCTCATGCGCCTGTATGAGGAGCTTTTCGCGGAATGCGGCTATCATGTCGCGCAGCTCTTGCTGACCTACCTCGATCTCGACAGCCGTACCCTCTACGAGAATGCCCGCAAGACGATGGAGCATCTCCTCTCCCGGAAAATCTTCATTCCCGTCATCAATGAAAATGACGTAGTTTCCTACGAGGAGATCAAGTTCGGGGACAACGACCGGCTCTCCGCGCACGTCGCCTCGATGGTGGAGGCGGATAAGCTGATCATTCTCTCGAACGTCCCCGGATTGCGGGAACGAGACGATGGGGGGGGGAGGATCATCCCGCTGGTGGAGGAGATCACAGAAGAGATCGAGGCGATGGCGGGGAAGACCAGGAGCGAGCGCTCCGTGGGCGGAATGGTGACCAAGATCGAGGCGGCTCGGATCGTGGGGAGCGCGGGCATCCCCATGCAGATCGCCGACGGCCGGGAGAAGGGGGTTCTCCGGAAGATCGCCGACGGCGAGCGGGTGGGGACGCTCTTTCTCGCGAGCGGGCAACGATGA